The genomic window TCCGTTGGGAAGTGGACGGCAGTCAGTTCGAGGAGACGTCCGCTCTGACCTTCGGAGCGCCGGACATCGACCCGTGGGTGGAGGGGTACGACGTATTCCGCCAGCAGGCCGTTCAGGCCGACGCGAACTTCGGCGTGCTCTACAAGATCCGGATTCATAAACCGAAGAAATCGACGATTCTGTTCCTGCCTCGCGCGGGCGTGTTCAAAGGTCCGATCAAAATCGACGGCGAATTCGTGTTGCTGCCGGATTCGGGCGTCATCCTGCCGTTCGAGCGCCTGCAGATCGTGCACCGCACAACCGGCGAGGAGGACTACGTCGATATCGAGTTTACGCCGCCTGCAGGGTCCGCCTTCCCGGTCGATCTGTTGTTCGTTCCGCTGGACGAACGCGCGAAGTAACGGCTGCATGCAGCGCCGCCCGATGGGGCGGCGCTTGTTGCGTTCGGCATGTGCATTGTCATGTCCGCGTCCATCCCCTATAATTTTACATAGTTAATATTTGGCGGCGAAAGGAAAGGAAGCCATGACCGAACCCCTTCTTCCGGCATTAGCGCCGAAAAAAAGCGGACGAGCCTTATCCGCGACGACCGGCAGACATCTGCGCAAAGGGCTGGCGGTGCTGGTTGCGACGCTGTTATGCTTCGTCGCGGGCCAAGCGGCGATCGCGGAGCTCGTCCCGATGGAAGACGTCTACCCGGATCGGCTGGACTATGACACCGTCAAAGATGACACCCGCAATCTGATTGCGCCGATCCGCGAAGTGAAAGCGTTTATCGATTCGAACAAGCTGGACGATTATGTGGTGATGGTAGGGGATTCCGTCGGGTTCGGCAGCCCGGTCGCGCCCAAGGACTCGATGTCGGCCCAATTCCGCTTGTTCCGCCAGCGGTCCGGCGAAGGCCCGGCCGTGTTCAACTTCGCGATGCCCGCCATGCAACTCGGCGATGTGTATACGGTGCTGCTGATGCTGCGCGACTACGGCATCTCAACCGACCGGGTGCTGCTCAACATTCGTTACGCCTCGTTCGTGGAGCGCAATCCCGAACCGCCGGCGGTGTTCTGGCTGAAGGAAGAATTGAAGGCGTACGATCCGGAAGCGTTCGAACGGGTTCGGCCGCAGTTGGAAAGCAACGGGTACAAGGCTCCCGAGGCCAGCATGGCCAAGCGGTTCGCCTCCATGCTCGTTCCGCCTCTGTCGGCCGTGGAGTACCGGGACTATCTCAAGCAGTCGCTGAAGCTGCATTGGAAGGGCGACAGTCTGGCGACGCACGCCATCGGCGATATCCGGACGTGGACGGAGAAGCAAGGGTTAAAAGAGTACCTGATGCAGCCGGAATATACCCGCATTATGACCGACCAACCGCTCAAGCTGGACGAGTCCTCGATCGACGTGTATTTCCTCGATCGGATTCTCGGCTTGATCGACAAGCGGAAGTCGCTTTTCTACATGGGCGGCGTCAATCCCGTGCTGATGCGGGAATTCGTCGAGAAGCCGGGCTATAAGGCGAATCTGGCGGCGATCGAGCAGATGTTCCGCGACCGCGGCGTCCGCCTGATCAACTATCAAGGACAGCTTCCGCATGAGCTGTACACCGATCACGAGCACTTTACGCCGGAAGGCTACCGGGTGCTGGGCGAGCGTCTGTGGCAGGAACTGGCCGGGAAGGGGACGGACTGATGCTGTTTCATTCAACCGAATTTCTGGTCATGTTTGCGATCGTGTTGTTCTTGTATTATCTGCTGCCCCGATACCGGGCGTATACGCTCGGCGCGGCGAACGTCTTGTTCTACGCGGTGACCGGTTGGGGCATGCTGGCGCTGTTCCTTGCCGTTACCGTTTTCACCTTTATCGGAACGCGGCTGATTGAGTCGGGACGCCGCAAGCGGTTCTGGTTGTTCGTAACCGTCGGCGGGAACCTGTTTAACCTGGCCTTTTTCAAATACTCGGTCTTTTTGCTGGAAGCGTTGGAACATACGGCGGGCATTCGTCTGGTGTCGGAAGATTCGTTCGTGCAGAACATCGTGTTGCCGGTCGGCATCTCCTTTTATACCTTCCAGTTGATCGCTTATACGGTGGACGTCGCCCGGGGATACATACCCGCTTGCCGTTCGCTGCTTCATTTCTGGGTGTTTATCTCCTTGTTCGCGCATCTGATCGCGGGGCCGATCATGCGGGGGAAAGAGTTCATGCCCCAGATCGAAGGCATGGCTTCCATCCGCTTCCGCCTGTACAACTTCCGGCGGGGCGTGTTCTGGTTCGGGCTCGGCCTGTTCAAGAAGATCATGATCGCCGATTATTTGGCCCCGATCGTGGACGGCATCTATGCCAAAGGTACGATGATGTCCACGGGGGAAGCCTGGACGGGGACGTATTTGTTTGCGTTTCAGGTACTGATGGATTTCTCGGCGTACAGCGAGATGGCGCTCGGTCTCGGCTACATGCTGGGGATGAAGCTGGCGCTCAACTTCAAATCGCCGTATATCAGCCAAAACCCGTCGGAGCTGTGGACCCGGTGGCATATCACGCTGTCCAGTTGGATTCGCGACTACGTCTACATTCCGCTCGGCGGCAACCGGAAAGGCAAGATTCGCACGTACTTCAACCTCTGGCTGGCGATGACGCTGTCGGGATTATGGCATGGGGCGTCGTGGACGTTCGTGCTATGGGGAGCTTACCACGGCCTGCTGCTGATCGGCTACCGGCTCGTGAAAAAACCTCTGCAAGCGGTCGCGGACAAGCTGTCGATACCGAAGGCGGCTCGGGTGGTTGTTGCGGTGTTCGCCATGTTCCATCTCGTCTGCATCGGATGGGTGCTGTTCCGCGCGGACAATCTGGAGACGGCCGTGCTGTTGATCTACAAGATGGCGCATGTCTGGCATCTCCGGCTGACCGATTCGGTGTTGAACCATCTGCTCATCTTCGCGGCGCTGTATCTGTTCCACGTGCTGGAGTATTTCGCGATGAAGAAGGGGAGCAAGCTCTACGGCATCTGGTTCCGCAAAATCCCGTTTCCGGTTCGCAGCGTCGCGTACGCGGCCGCTGCGCTGTTCCTGATCGTGTTCACGCGCGGTGTGGAGAATACGTTTATCTACTTCCAGTTCTGACGGCCGGATGCGTGGATATGCGGGGAGAATCTACAAAAAACAGGGTTGCCCGCCGGTCGGCATTTAGGCCGAGGGAGGCAACCCTGTTCCGTGTCCGGAGGCGGCATGCCGTCTCCGGGCGGACGATCCGCCGCGGGCTTAAGCTTTCGCCGGAGCGGCTTCGATCACCTTGTCGATGATGCCGTATTCCACCGCTTCCTGCGCGCTCATGAAGTAATCGCGGTCGGTGTCGCGGTTGATCTTCTCGATCGACTGGCCGGTGCGCTCGGCGAGAATGCTGTTCAGCTTCTCGCGCATCCTAAGGATGCGGCGGGCGCGGATCTCGATATCCGAGGCTTGGCCTTCCGCTCCGCCCAGCGGCTGGTGAATCATCACTTCGCTGTTCGGCAGAGCGTAACGCTTGCCTTTGGCTCCCGCAGCCAGCAGGAACGCGCCCATCGACGCGGCCATGCCGACGCAGATCGTGGAGACGTCCGGCTTGATGAATTGCATCGTATCGTAGATCGCCATGCCCGCCGTAATCGAGCCGCCGGGGCTATTGATATAGAGGGAAATGTCCTTCTCCGGGTCTTGTGCCGCCAGGAACAGCATCTGTGCGATAATGGAGTTGGCGACGACATCGTTCACCGGGGTGCCGAGGAAGATAATGCGGTCCTTCAGCAGGCGGGAGTAAATGTCATATCCGCGTTCGCCGCGAGCGTCCTGTTCGACGACCATTGGAATGAAATTCATGTTCATGGGACAATACCTCCTTCGAGGGATGGTTGAAGAATATGTTGCGAATGACCTCATCATAATACATTGCGCGGAAAAAGTCAAAGAAGGTCAAACATCCCTGCAGCCCGGCCGCAAGCGGGTCGGGGAATCCGGACAAACGGGGCATTTGCGGTTTAGGGAGGGGAGTGCGCGTTGAAAGGAAGAGAACTGCATTTCGGCGAGACGGAATTGACGCTGCGCTTGAAGGGGCTGGTCAGTTGGCTGGCTGTGAAAAGGAAGGTCGTCATGCCTTACAGGACGATCCGGGACGTATTCGTGGACGAGTTCGACCCTCCGCTGTGGATGCTGAGGATGCCGGGAACGTCCGTCCCCGGTTTTTACGTCTACGAAGGCAGCTTCAAGTACGGGAACGAGTGGTACTTCCTGTCGTTCGAGCGGCGCGTGCCGCTGCTGCACATCGAGCTGGACGGACACGAGCGGTACAAGTACGTCATCGTCCAAATCGACCGTCCCGGCGACATCGCCGCACAAATCCGCAGACGACTGAGAGGGGCGGAGTAAGGGGACATCATCCGCCGTAAACGGGAAGTTGCCCGCTCGCGGCGCAGCCCTCGGCCGACCGGGCCCATAAACGCGAAAAACGGCGCACCGCCCTAAAGGCGATGCGCCGTTTCGATGACTGCATATACGCACCCGCGAGGAATCGAACCTCGATCTCAGGCTCCGGAGGCCTACGTCATATCCATTGGACCACGGGTGCATGTGGACGATTCATTTGGGCCGCCCTTCAAGAGCGACAATTGCTATTATAGGACAGCGGCGGGCAAAAATCAAGTGCTTTTTTTCATACGCATACGCCCCTTGCGCGGACGGAGCCGATTGGAGTATATTAGAGGCGGGACATAAAAACGGTAGGGCGGGACGAATTAGGTCCCACTAACCCGGGGCCGTAAGACGGGGGATTCTCCGGATGAGACGCTTGCTCGAAATTCAGAAGCGGCTGCTGCCGGATCTGAACGAACAGCTTCGAAAGCGATATACGATCTTGCAGCAAATCGGGTTGTCCCGGAGCATCGGCAGACGCACGCTGGCGGCCTCGCTCGGATGGACGGAGCGGGTGCTGCGGGCTGAGACGAATTTTCTGAAGGAGCAGGGGCTCCTGACCATGGAAGCCTCCGGCATGCGCCTCACCGACGAAGGCCGCCGCATCGTGGAAGAGATCGAGCCGATCGTCAAGGAACTGTTCGGTCTCTCCGAGCTGGAGGAGCAGTTGAGGCAGCGATACGGGCTGCGGCAGGTCACCGTCGTGGTCGGCGATTGCGACCAGTCGCCGCTGGCCAAGGCCGAGCTGGGCCGGGCGGCCGCGGCGGCGCTGCGCAAGTACGCTGTCCCGGAAGGCATCGTCGCCGTTACGGGCGGCACCACGATGGCACAGGTCGCGGAACAACTCGTCGCTTCTCCGCAGCTAAAGGGCACCTTGTTCGTGCCGGCGCGCGGGGGGCTTGGCGAGCGGGTCGAGCTGCAGGCGAATACGATCGCCTCGGCCATGGCCAAGCGGACCGGCGGCCAGTACCGGATGCTGCACGTTCCCGATCACCTGAGCGAAGACGCGTACCAGACGTTGATGCAAGAGCCCAACATTCGCGAAATCGTGGAATTGATCCGCCGGGCCAGGATTGTGCTGCACGGCATTGGGGAAGCCTTGGTAATGGCGCGCAGGCGCCAGGTTCCGCAGGAAACCTGCGAGGCCCTGCTGGCCGAAGGCGCTCATGCCGAAGCGTTCGGTTACTATTTTAACCGCAAAGGCGGGGTTGTGCACAAGATGCCGACGGTTGGCCTGCGGCTGGAGGATATCGACGCCATGGATACGGTAATCGGCGTGGCGGGCGGGGCCAGCAAAGGTCCGGCTATCGACGCCATTATGCGCTCCGGCCACACCGACGTGCTGATCACCGATGAGGCGGCGGCCCGAGCGATTTTGGAGCAGCAAGCTCCTGAATAAATTCCAGTTGTCATGACGGACTTTTGTTCCGTCTTGCAATATTATCCATTCACTGAGGAGGCACCTCGCATGGTAAAAGTAGGTATTAACGGATTTGGCCGTATCGGCCGCAACGTGTTCCGCGCAGCGCTGAACAACCCGAATGTCGAAATCGTCGCGATCAACGACCTGACCGACACGAATACGCTGGCTCACCTGCTGAAGTACGACTCCACGCACGGACGTCTGGACGCCGAAGTTAAAGCCGGCGACGGCACGCTGATCGTCAACGGCAAAGAAATCAAAGTATTTGCCGAGCGCGACCCCGGCAACCTGCCTTGGGCGCAATACGGCGTCGAGATCGTCGTCGAATCGACGGGTATCTTCACGGCGAAAGAAAAAGCCGAGCTGCACCTGAAAGGCGGCGCGAAAAAAGTCATCATCTCCGCTCCGGCGACGAACGAAGACATCACGATCGTTCTGGGCGTCAACGAAGACAAATACGATCCGGCCAAGCACACGATCATCTCCAACGCGTCCTGTACGACCAACTGCTTGGCGCCGTTCGCGAAAGTTCTGCACGAGAAATTCGGCATCGTGAAAGGTCTCATGACGACCGTTCACTCCTACACGAACGACCAGCAAGTGCTTGACCTGCCGCACAAAGACCTGCGCCGCGCCCGCGCTGCCGCGGAAAACATCATTCCGTCGTCCACCGGCGCCGCGAAAGCCGTGTCCCTCGTTCTGCCCGAGCTCAAAGGCAAGCTGAACGGCATGGCGTTCCGCGTGCCGACTCCGAACGTATCGGTAACGGACCTCGTTGTCGAGCTGTCCCGCAACGTTACGGTCGACGAAGTGAACGCCGCGCTGAAAGAAGCGGCAAACGGCCCGCTGAAAGGCATCCTGAACTACACGGAAGAGCCGCTCGTATCCAGCGACTTCCTGCATGATCCGGCTTCCTCCACGATCGACGCGCTGTCGACGATGGTGGTCGGCGACAACCTCGTGAAAGTCGTCTCCTGGTACGACAACGAATGGGGTTATTCCAACCGCGTCGTGGATCTGGCCGCTTATATCGCTTCGAAAGGCCTGTAAGACCAATATCAGCCGCCGCAGAGGAGAGTCGGGGCGTCCTGAGCCGGACGTCCCCGGTATGTCTCCTCTTTTGGTTGCCTCGAAGGAGAGAATGGTGCCATGAACAAAAAGAGCATCCGCGATATTCAAGACCTGAACGGCAAACGCGTCTTTGTGCGCGTAGACTTCAACGTGCCGCTGGAAAACGGCGCGATCACCGACGACACCCGCATCCGCGAGACGCTGCCGACGATCAAGTACCTGATCGAGCGCGGCGCCAAAATCATTCTGGCGAGCCATCTGGGCCGTCCGAAGGGACAAGTCGTCGAAGAGCTGCGCCTGACTCCGGTAGCGGTTCGCCTGTCCGAGCTGCTCGGCAAGCCGGTGGCGAAAGTCGACGAAGCGATCGGCGAAGCGGCCAAAGCCGCGGTCGCGAAGCTGGGCAACGGCGACGTGCTGCTGCTGGAAAACGTGCGTTTCTATGAAGGCGAAGAGAAAAACGATCCCGAGCTGGCGAAAGCGTTTGCCGAGCTGGCCGATCTGTATGTCAACGACGCATTCGGCGCCGCTCACCGCGCGCACGCTTCGACCGAAGGCATCGCCCATTATTTGCCGGCTGTCTCCGGACTGCTGATGGAGAAGGAGCTGGACGTCCTCGGCAAAGCGCTGCACAATCCGGAGCGCCCGTTCACGGCGATCATCGGCGGCGCGAAAGTCAAGGATAAGATCGCGGTGATCGAAAACCTGCTCAACATCGCCGACAACCTGATCCTCGGCGGCGGTCTGGCTTACACGTTCCTCAAAGCGCAAGGGTATGAAATCGGCAAATCGCTGTGCGACGACAGCAAGCTGGATCTCGCGCGGAGCTTCATCGCTAAAGCGAAGGAGAGAGGCGTCAACTTCCTGCTGCCGGTCGATATCGTCGTGACGGACGAATTCAGCGCGAACGCGAACACCAAAGTGGTCGCGTCGAACGAAATTCCGGCCGATCTCGAAGGCATCGACATCGGACCGAAAACGCGCGAGCTCTACGCGGACGTCATCGCCAAGTCCAAGCTGGTTGTCTGGAACGGACCGATGGGCGTCTTCGAGATCGAGCCGTTCTCGCACGGGACCCGCGCGGTGGCTCAAGCTTGCGCCGAGACGTCGGCTTATACCGTCGTCGGCGGCGGCGATTCCGCAGCGGCCGCGGAGAAGTTCAAGCTGGCGGACCGGATGGATCACATCTCCACGGGCGGCGGCGCATCGCTCGAATTTATGGAAGGCAAGGCGCTCCCGGGCGTCGTCGCGCTGAACGACAAGTAAACCGCAGCCGGCTCCGGCCGGCTCGCACATGTTGGTAAAGGAGCGGAACCCATGCGTAAACCGATCATTGCGGGCAACTGGAAAATGTTCAAAACCGTTTCCGAAGCGGTTGCGTTTGTCAGCGACGTCAAAGGCAAGGCGGAGATTGACGGCGTTGAGAGCGTCATCTGCGCGCCGTTCACGAACCTGCCGGCGCTTGTCGAAGCGGTGAAAGGCACGTCGATCAAGATCGGCGCGCAAAACCTTCACTGGGAAGACAGCGGCGCTTACACGGGCGAGATCAGCGGCGCGATGCTGAAGGATCTCGGCGTGACGCACGTTATCATCGGCCACTCGGAGCGCCGCCAATATTTCGCGGAGACCGACGAGACCGTCAACAAAAAAGTGCATGCCGCGCTTAAGCACGGCTTGGTGCCGATCGTCTGCGTCGGCGAAAAGCTAGAAGAGCGCGAAGCGGGCGAGACGAAAAACGTCTGCAAGGTGCAGACGGAGGCGGCATTCGCCGGTCTGAGCGCGGAGCAAGCGGCCGGAGTCGTGATCGCGTACGAGCCGATCTGGGCGATCGGCACGGGCAAATCGTCCACGGCGGAAGACGCCAACGAAGTCATCGCCTACATCCGCAGCGTCGTTGCGGGCCTGTACGGGCAATCGACGGCGGACGCCGTGCGCATCCAGTACGGCGGCAGCGTGAAGCCGAACAACGTTCGCGAGTACCTGCAGCAATCCGATATCGATGGAGCGCTCGTAGGCGGAGCGAGCTTGGACCCGGCTTCGTACATTCAACTGGTGGAAGGGGCTCGCTGAGATGTCGAGACCAAAACCTGTAGCGCTGATCATCCTGGACGGCTTCGCGCTTCGCGACGAAACCTTCGGCAACGCCGTCGCGCAAGCCAAAAAACCGAACTTCGACCGGTACTGGTCGACCTACCCGCATACGACGCTGACGGCTTGCGGCGAAGCGGTCGGCTTGCCGGAAGGCCAAATGGGCAATTCCGAGGTCGGCCACCTGAACATCGGCGCGGGACGGATCGTCTATCAGGATCTGACCCGCATCAGCAAGTCGATCCGAGAAGGCGAATTTTTCGAGAACGAGACGCTGCTGGGCGCCGTCCGCCACGCCAAACAAAACGGCAGAAAGCTGCATCTGTACGGGCTCCTGTCCGACGGCGGGGTGCACAGCCATATCGACCACCTGTTTGCGCTGCTGGACCTCTGCAAGAAGGAGAATTTCGAGGACGTCTACATTCACGCGTTCCTCGACGGCCGCGACGTGGCTCCGGACAGCGCCAAAACATACATGGAGCAGCTTCTCGCGTACATCGACAAAGTCGGCGTAGGGCGCATCGCGACGGTGCAAGGCCGGTACTACGCGATGGACCGCGACAAGCGCTGGGAGCGCACCGAGAAGTCGTACCGCGCAATGGTTTATGGCGAAGGGCCGGCTTATCGGGACCCGCTGCAGGCGATTGTCGAGTCGTACGAGAAGTCGGTCTTTGACGAGTTCGTCATGCCGACGGTGATCGTGGGCGAAGACGGCAAGCCGGTCGGCCTGGTGGAATCCGGGGACGCGGTCGTGTTCTTCAACTTCCGTCCGGACCGCGCGATCCAACTGTCGCAGGTGTTCACGAACGAAGACTTCCGCGGTTTCGACCGCGGCGACGCCCATCCGAAGAACCTGTATTACGTCTGCCTGACGTTGTTCAGCGAGTCGGTCGACGGCTACGTCGCCTACAAGCCCAAAGATCTCGACAACACGCTGGGCGAAGTCGTGGCGCAGAACGGCCTGAAGCAGCTGCGGATCGCCGAGACGGAGAAATACCCGCACGTCACGTTCTTCTTCAGTGGCGGCCGCGACGTCGAGCTTCCGGGCGAGACGCGGATTCTCATCAATTCGCCGAAGGTCGCCACCTACGACCTGAAGCCCGAGATGAGCGCGTACGAAGTGGCGGAAGCCTGCGTGCGCGAGATTGAGGCGGAGCGGCAGGACGTCATCATCCTGAACTTCGCCAACCCGGATATGGTCGGCCACTCCGGCAAGCTGGAGCCGACGATCAAAGCGGTCGAGGCGACGGACGAGTGCCTCGGACGCGTCGTCGAAGCGGTTCTGGCCAAAGGCGGCGTCGCCGTCATCACGGCGGACCACGGCAACGCGGATATCGTCACGAACCCGGACGGTCGTCCGCATACGGCGCATACGACGAATCCGGTTCCGTTTATCGTCACCAAGCCGGATGTCAAGCTTCGCGACGACGGCATCCTGGCGGATATCGCCCCGACGATTCTGAAGCTGCTGGGCATCGCCCAACCGGAGCAGATGACGGGCAAATCCTTGATCTGAACGGATTGACGGCGCAGGAGCGGGGAGTCGGCCGCGCGCTTGACGCCCCGCCCCGCCTTCGCTCATAATTAGGCCGAGGATAAACGGTCTCGTCCTCTTCCCGGGGACGGACCGGATCGGCCTGTCCGACCATACGATATCGAAGGAGTGTCCATTTCCATGACGACTATTGCAGACGTTTACGCACGCGAAGTGCTCGACTCCCGCGGCAACCCGACCGTCGAAGTCGAAGTCAAGCTGGAATCCGGTTTTATCGGCCGCGCGATCGTACCGTCGGGCGCATCTACCGGCGCTTACGAAGCCGTTGAGCTGCGCGACGGCGACAAAAGCCGCTACCTCGGCAAAGGCGTATTGAAAGCCGTAGCGAACGTTAACGACATCATCGCTCCGGAAATCATCGGTCTGGACGCTCAAGACCAAGTCGCCATCGACCGCAAGCTGATCGCCCTGGACGGCACGCCGAACAAAGGCAAACTGGGCGCCAACGCGATTCTGGCCGTCTCCATGGCCGTCGCCCGCGCTGCGGCGGAAGCTCTGCAAGTGCCGCTGTACAAATACCTGGGCGGCTTCAACGCCAAAACGCTGCCGGTCCCGATGATGAACATCATCAACGGCGGCGCGCATGCCGACAACAACGTCGACGTGCAAGAGTTCATGATTTTGCCGGTAGGCGCTCCTACGTTCGCCGAAGCGCTCCGCTGGGGCGCGGAGATTTTCCACGCGCTGAAATCCGTCCTGAAGGACAAAGGGCTGAACACGGCGGTAGGCGAC from Paenibacillus thermoaerophilus includes these protein-coding regions:
- the gpmI gene encoding 2,3-bisphosphoglycerate-independent phosphoglycerate mutase; protein product: MSRPKPVALIILDGFALRDETFGNAVAQAKKPNFDRYWSTYPHTTLTACGEAVGLPEGQMGNSEVGHLNIGAGRIVYQDLTRISKSIREGEFFENETLLGAVRHAKQNGRKLHLYGLLSDGGVHSHIDHLFALLDLCKKENFEDVYIHAFLDGRDVAPDSAKTYMEQLLAYIDKVGVGRIATVQGRYYAMDRDKRWERTEKSYRAMVYGEGPAYRDPLQAIVESYEKSVFDEFVMPTVIVGEDGKPVGLVESGDAVVFFNFRPDRAIQLSQVFTNEDFRGFDRGDAHPKNLYYVCLTLFSESVDGYVAYKPKDLDNTLGEVVAQNGLKQLRIAETEKYPHVTFFFSGGRDVELPGETRILINSPKVATYDLKPEMSAYEVAEACVREIEAERQDVIILNFANPDMVGHSGKLEPTIKAVEATDECLGRVVEAVLAKGGVAVITADHGNADIVTNPDGRPHTAHTTNPVPFIVTKPDVKLRDDGILADIAPTILKLLGIAQPEQMTGKSLI
- a CDS encoding phosphoglycerate kinase, which encodes MNKKSIRDIQDLNGKRVFVRVDFNVPLENGAITDDTRIRETLPTIKYLIERGAKIILASHLGRPKGQVVEELRLTPVAVRLSELLGKPVAKVDEAIGEAAKAAVAKLGNGDVLLLENVRFYEGEEKNDPELAKAFAELADLYVNDAFGAAHRAHASTEGIAHYLPAVSGLLMEKELDVLGKALHNPERPFTAIIGGAKVKDKIAVIENLLNIADNLILGGGLAYTFLKAQGYEIGKSLCDDSKLDLARSFIAKAKERGVNFLLPVDIVVTDEFSANANTKVVASNEIPADLEGIDIGPKTRELYADVIAKSKLVVWNGPMGVFEIEPFSHGTRAVAQACAETSAYTVVGGGDSAAAAEKFKLADRMDHISTGGGASLEFMEGKALPGVVALNDK
- the clpP gene encoding ATP-dependent Clp endopeptidase proteolytic subunit ClpP encodes the protein MNFIPMVVEQDARGERGYDIYSRLLKDRIIFLGTPVNDVVANSIIAQMLFLAAQDPEKDISLYINSPGGSITAGMAIYDTMQFIKPDVSTICVGMAASMGAFLLAAGAKGKRYALPNSEVMIHQPLGGAEGQASDIEIRARRILRMREKLNSILAERTGQSIEKINRDTDRDYFMSAQEAVEYGIIDKVIEAAPAKA
- a CDS encoding sugar-binding transcriptional regulator encodes the protein MRRLLEIQKRLLPDLNEQLRKRYTILQQIGLSRSIGRRTLAASLGWTERVLRAETNFLKEQGLLTMEASGMRLTDEGRRIVEEIEPIVKELFGLSELEEQLRQRYGLRQVTVVVGDCDQSPLAKAELGRAAAAALRKYAVPEGIVAVTGGTTMAQVAEQLVASPQLKGTLFVPARGGLGERVELQANTIASAMAKRTGGQYRMLHVPDHLSEDAYQTLMQEPNIREIVELIRRARIVLHGIGEALVMARRRQVPQETCEALLAEGAHAEAFGYYFNRKGGVVHKMPTVGLRLEDIDAMDTVIGVAGGASKGPAIDAIMRSGHTDVLITDEAAARAILEQQAPE
- a CDS encoding MBOAT family O-acyltransferase, which translates into the protein MLFHSTEFLVMFAIVLFLYYLLPRYRAYTLGAANVLFYAVTGWGMLALFLAVTVFTFIGTRLIESGRRKRFWLFVTVGGNLFNLAFFKYSVFLLEALEHTAGIRLVSEDSFVQNIVLPVGISFYTFQLIAYTVDVARGYIPACRSLLHFWVFISLFAHLIAGPIMRGKEFMPQIEGMASIRFRLYNFRRGVFWFGLGLFKKIMIADYLAPIVDGIYAKGTMMSTGEAWTGTYLFAFQVLMDFSAYSEMALGLGYMLGMKLALNFKSPYISQNPSELWTRWHITLSSWIRDYVYIPLGGNRKGKIRTYFNLWLAMTLSGLWHGASWTFVLWGAYHGLLLIGYRLVKKPLQAVADKLSIPKAARVVVAVFAMFHLVCIGWVLFRADNLETAVLLIYKMAHVWHLRLTDSVLNHLLIFAALYLFHVLEYFAMKKGSKLYGIWFRKIPFPVRSVAYAAAALFLIVFTRGVENTFIYFQF
- the gap gene encoding type I glyceraldehyde-3-phosphate dehydrogenase produces the protein MVKVGINGFGRIGRNVFRAALNNPNVEIVAINDLTDTNTLAHLLKYDSTHGRLDAEVKAGDGTLIVNGKEIKVFAERDPGNLPWAQYGVEIVVESTGIFTAKEKAELHLKGGAKKVIISAPATNEDITIVLGVNEDKYDPAKHTIISNASCTTNCLAPFAKVLHEKFGIVKGLMTTVHSYTNDQQVLDLPHKDLRRARAAAENIIPSSTGAAKAVSLVLPELKGKLNGMAFRVPTPNVSVTDLVVELSRNVTVDEVNAALKEAANGPLKGILNYTEEPLVSSDFLHDPASSTIDALSTMVVGDNLVKVVSWYDNEWGYSNRVVDLAAYIASKGL
- the tpiA gene encoding triose-phosphate isomerase — protein: MRKPIIAGNWKMFKTVSEAVAFVSDVKGKAEIDGVESVICAPFTNLPALVEAVKGTSIKIGAQNLHWEDSGAYTGEISGAMLKDLGVTHVIIGHSERRQYFAETDETVNKKVHAALKHGLVPIVCVGEKLEEREAGETKNVCKVQTEAAFAGLSAEQAAGVVIAYEPIWAIGTGKSSTAEDANEVIAYIRSVVAGLYGQSTADAVRIQYGGSVKPNNVREYLQQSDIDGALVGGASLDPASYIQLVEGAR